A region of the Dreissena polymorpha isolate Duluth1 chromosome 6, UMN_Dpol_1.0, whole genome shotgun sequence genome:
CATTAAAAGCACATGAACCCTCAATTTGAACGAAAATTTGGCTTAAAATTTcgattaaaaataaagttaacaccaaaaaaaatcagtgttccttacagcaatagcccaaatttcaacgctataatttgtggtctggtaacataaaaATAACGAGATACAGCAcgcttttttttgttttttgcgggacaatatactcaacacatgtttatttactaAGTTAGTGTCGTGTGTCCATGAATAGTTGCGGgatattaaaatggaatataatgTGACAcccaaaaataaaaacgagcattttgtatctcgttaagtctatgtaaccataccacatctagcgttgaaatgttggctattgctataaggcaCTTAATTTGTTCGAAATAGTGTACGACACTTTTGTTCATTTTGAGCATTTGTGTTATTTAAACGTTACAACGTCAACGGTCTGCCATTACATGTGAAGCGTCTTTTCTTCGTTTAAAGGATCCTACAAAAGGTTCCACCTCGCAATCAAAAATGCTGTACAAAAATATGTCCCATGTGAATGAATTCGTGAGTTAGAGACAATTAAGATGATAggcaatacaaattaaattaaagaagcaAGCCAAAAGTTTAAACACATCGTTCGCGAACTACTTTTATATTCTACCGTAATTTTAATGATATAACAAACCCAATACACTTTTGATCAGACACTTTATGTACAAGTACCATTATCCTGGTACAAGACCCACCTGTCTTTCAGCCACTTGAACGAGAATATTGTTTATAGTTTGTACCTCGCCGTCAATGCTGTTTTTGTATACCACCAGAAATTCATTGAGGTATTCAACAAACTGTTCAACAACTTGTAAACTGATGTCACTTTGTCTGTCCAAGAGTGGTTGCATAGCGTCTATATCCAGCAAGAATATCGCCGATTCCATTGTCACAAGATCATGTGTCACTTTGGCAATTAGACATAATAACAACACGAATGCGCACATAAGCACTAATCTCCAAAATACGACAGACATAAATAGCGAATATGAATGTTTTAACACTTTTAATCCGTAAATATGAAAACATCCCTTATTTGACATattatttacgggtgctaactgTTGACTTTTTGCACACAACTCGTTCAAAATGTCTTTTCTCTCTTGGTCGGATCCGCGACAGTATTCAAAGTATTTACGACTATCACCACCCCAAAAGTTCTTATCTTTCATTCGCCGAATATGGTCATACCCATCCTCCCATACATTTTCTGGCTTGGGAATATCCTTTCCAGTCAgtataaaatgcaattttttggTGAGTGTGTCGCATGGAATACGGTCATCTAAACCATGCTTAAACGCATACCACGACTGAATTAACCACGATGATCTATACACTAGCAAACAAATATCCAACAACACAAAGACGCCTACGAAAAGAGGCAATATAACACTACGAATTCTTAGGACTGAATTGTCATCTTCCGTTGCCATTGTATTTTCATTTCCATTCGCTGGCTCAGAGTTAAATCTTAAACTGCTTTCTTGTTCGCTAAAATAGAACTTAAAGAAATTTGCAGACGGCTTAAGATTGACGAAATAATCTTCTTCAGGGTTTTGTTGAATGCCGCTAATCTCGCCAACATCTTCAAGCATTGAAAAGTCTAACGTCGGCAGCATAGATGTAACCCTATCAACAAAATAAGTATACTAACAAAGTGTCGGAATGCGATTTAAACGCTTTGCCAATTTTACAAATAGGAATTAATGACGGAATGTGGggtgttttgttttatgtgttCTTCCAAAGGTGATTCATTTACaattgaatacattatttaaacaaatacctTCCTGAAAGGTTTTATAAAACTCGGATTTTTAAATAGTGTTTCTAAtgaatttaatacaattaaatgcaTGTCGTATGAATTGCTTTTTGCGAAGGTGGTAAATTAACATTTTCATGTATACTTTTAAGACATCTTCTTTCCTTAAATGGtatgtatacatgtttacaaTATTACACACTATCAGTATGATAAATTAGTTATAACAGGTACAAAAACACTTACCTTTCCATCAGCATCTTTTTGATCTCGAAGATTTCCTGAACCTTGTCGATTTCCAACCACGTCAGGAACGCCGCTAAATTGTCTGTCACCTTGTTTAGTGGGTTTCTTTGAAGTAGTTGCTGCTCCATAAACAGTTGTTGTGGAAACTTAAACCACTTGTTTGTAGCAACAGATTGCAAATAAGATGCATATTTGATCTGAATTGATTTCAAGTTTTTGTCCAATGTCTTATTAAATTCGTTTAGAAATTTTGTCATTCCTCTTTGGTACACAATAAGTCTTTTTCTGGAATAGTCTCTTAGTTTTTCTTTAACAATTCCCGAGCTATTATTAAAAATTAGTTTCATCGTGTTTGATAAATTTTCATTCACATTCTGCGGACTGCTGTAATTAAAAGATGATTTTAAATGATTACTGCAAGCATGCATACGCTTGCCAATTTTGTCCAACATCTGTTGCACTTGATCAGTCTCCTTCCGGACAATCTCATCAAGGCTGACTTGCAGAAGAGCCTTAACATGAGAACTTACATTGACTGCCACTCCAACTTCGTTAATCTGATGCTGTTGAAGTGCATGAAAAATACCGAACGTCGCACAGAAAGAGAATATCACCGCGTAGGTCACGTAGAGCACAGTTAGAACAAGTTTTATCAATTTGGTTTTCTTGGATTCCTTAATCTCTTCAATCTTGTCGATGCTCTTAAGCAAAGTCATTTGCGGTCCCAAATCTGGCTTAGGTACAGGGATATCCGTTACAGTAGTTTTCGGTTTATTTTTATTACACTTAACATAGAACATTAGTAGGAATACTGCTATGCAAAAGCAGATGGCAACAATTGCCAAGAGGAAAAGCCACGGCGCTGATTCGCTTATTTGTGATGTCTCCGCATAACTCTGTGAATCCACAAAATATTGGGGTCCTTGCACGGACGACAAAACAATCTTATGGCTTGTGGAGGAATCGTTTATGACAACAGAGAAAACGTCTACAACGTTGACCGAGTTGCATCGTAAAATGAACGTTGTTGAAAAGTCCTTTGGGCAGGCTACAAGTATGTCATAGTTTGCAACGCGTTCAGATGTCGCTTCGAGGAAGACTTCCAAAGTAAAAAGTCCGGGACAAATGGTAACTGATCCTGGAATATAACGGAACGATATAAAGCTTTCGATATGTGTGCCCTCACCTAGTTTAAGAAATGAATGGTGGTACAAATTTATACGGCGTAGGATAAACGTGTATCAGACGGCACCCAacatcgttgttttttttttcaagtgccGTCAAAAATTACTCCTATTCCCCGTGTTTTGCGTATATCTTGAAATGTTAATGTAATTTTCATGTTTCAGGTTATCACAAcagatttattttatatttaaagacaCATCATCATGATAAACCCTACATTCGTTAACGCGTTTAATTAAAACAGATTGCAAGAACCTTTTTGacaagtaaattttatttgaagACAGTGAAGTTTGCAATTAACTTGATAATTACAAACTGACAATGTCTATGTCAGTATACAACATGCAACAATCATTTCAATATGTCCAGACCCGTTCCTACAATAATTGCACGCATAAACATTACACTTACATGTATTCCGTATAACTAATAAACAGTGAGTTACCAGTAAGTGTGATATTCCAAGACTGCATTTGCTTTATCCAGGACAGTTCGCCATTCAAAGACCAAGGATTCATTTTCGAATCTCCGTAACGATCCTTGTAAAATGACATAACTGAAGTATTTTCTGCAAAAGAGGAAAACGAGCGCAATCATAAAACAAAGGTACTCTGAGGCCTTGTTCTTGAAACTCAACTTCTAACTTAAGCTAGACCGTATACAACAATTAGAGTAATGTGAATCGATCGTTTTAAATGTTCCAATAAAAATAAACTAGTGCAACATTTAAACACAGTGAAAAACATTTATATGTGAACTCATTTTTAAATTGGGTAACAACGAGCAATTATTCTACAGAACGGTCAGAATCGAGGTTAACAAGGTAAATTAAAGAAATAGTATGGTAATAATATTATACCATACCTGGTATTGAAAACCTGATATGCGGAAGCTCATCTTTAGACATGATTTGATACACAAACTGGCCATTGTCCATCCTTTTCTCCGGTGGTTGAACAGTTTTTCCATAGTCTTCATATATGCCCTGGGAGGGCAAAATTTGAGACAAATTCTTATCGCAACCTCCTTCAATCCACGTTAGTGTAGAATGTTGAAATGGACGTTCAAATTGTATCTTAGTAAATAACTTAGTCGTGCTCGAACTTATTGTGAATGGAGATCGTCGAAGGTCGTTAATGTTTTTCATCTTATGAAGTGTGAAGTTCTCAGCCTTCCTTGGGTCCTGATGCTTGAAGGAACCCTTCAAGATGACCTCGTCATCATATCTGCTCTCTAGAAAGGACATTAGAACAACACTATTAGTATAATGccacacacattttaattaagCTTAGTCGCGATATTTGGTCTCAGAAATGGAAAAGCAactctttatattatattattacttttattatttgtagacttagtagtagtagaagtaactGTAGTTAttgtagtaatattagtagtagtagcattattaTGTCGTAATAccagtagtagtagcattatcATAAGTAGATGtatcactattattattattattattattatatttatatgttatgaACACATTGTTAACTAGAAACGTGCCTGTAAAATGATTCATTCTGATGAATGCTTCTTCCTCAAATCCATGCATGAAGTCAGTGAAGTTCTTGTAGGGAACTTCCTTGACCCGTGAGCCAAACGAGAAGTTCAGCCATGGCACGGTCGTCTCGTACGAAAATCGGTAAAGTGCAGTCGGTGGGTGATGTCTCAAGTGACAGCTGAATTCGTCCATTATGTGTTCGAACCGCGGCACAATTCCAATTCGGACAATAGTGCCTGTAATGAGTAAGAAATAAACAAATAGTCAAACGGTTTGCCTTTGCCATACGAGTACACAATGATATATGTGGCTCTccaattaaatttgaatttagcattaaatatgttctatgtaatgatgatgattttattTGAATATCTTCATTGATATTGCTGTAGGACAATCGTTTTACGGACCTGCTGTAatagtaataattattatatgtcaATCTGCGTCTATAAAAATTTCAAATCACTATACACGGATACTTGAATATTTTTTAAGCCCCACATAATACCTGTCTAAAAGAAGTTCCATACATAGTAGAGATAACAGTAAAAAGACACAGAAAATCATCGCTCTCACTTTTTATAAATGGACTACATTTTCTTAATGTAACTCAACGAAACAATTGTTTTGATGTCAAACACATACCAAACACATACATGAGAAAGTCTTTTTAAGTGAAATATATCAGGAAAAGTGTTaatatttctgttttaaaagcaTTCACCTCTTGAACATTCTATATCCGGTGCAGGGCATTGTTCACTGTAGAACTGCTGGCACTCCGAGGAAGCGTGACACTGGAGGTTGCAGCAGTCGGTCTCGTTGGAACCTATAGGTAAAGCGTCACTTTGTGTTACTACATAATCTTGTGTCCGCATTGTGAAGTACATGTACTAACGAGTATATGTGaaaaaatgaatgtttaataataatgtatcATGTTTTAAGCTGTTATTTATGAAAAGTTGATTTTCATCATTAGCTTCCAATTTCTTATCAGAAAGAATCAGTCCAAATGGTAATTATAAGTGACCTTCTGTATAACCAAACAGTCACGAAGTGTATTCAACAATGCCAGAAACGAAAACAAACTGGTTCTGAAAGGTAAACATACCAGATATACACGCCTGTTTTGTCAAGCAACGTCCACATGTCTCCATGTTGCTCTTGCACTCTTCAGACGGGAAGGTCAGATATGCGGGGTCAGCATACCTCTTGTTGAAGATCTCCTTGGCGATTTCAGAGTTGCCAGGACACTGGATGGTGTTTGTTGAGATCGTCTTAAACTGAGCATGCTCTGCCTTTTCGGGAACCTGAGATGTACAAAATTaccacttaaccctttcagtgcgggaaccgaattttgaaggcctttgcaaacagtttggatccagatgagacgccacagaacgtggcgtctcatcaggatccaaactgtttgctattctgataatattctttgaaacatcgaagaaaatgctaattttagaaattcagcagacgacattttagcggacgacaaatttcccagcatgcaaagggttaaaaacgtagtttgacgcatttgtaatcccttagaaagttacatttatttcttactaggttcaagttttaaaagcttcagttccaacccttagatactgatgagcagcaaacagcatgcaTCCTAAACAGACTGCAATTACTCGCAGGGTGTTgtggttttttgctgtttgcacaaagtcaTTTTAACTgcgcttcttagtgggaaagggttaaggcagATGCCTATAGTAGACCTATTTACCTATAAGGTGAGTGCAGAAATGGTTGGTATGACAATTTCTTGACAATTATTAAATTGCTAGAATCATATCATGTATCACTCACAATTTTACATAAAACTATAACTATAAACTGTCATGATATTTATGAAGACTACCCCTGATGATGCATGCCGTAAAATGTAGCAATGTCTCATTTATAAGAGTTCAAGAATACTAAAATATACATCctgaattttaataaaaaacaacttgaCTCATGAATAAGCATACTGCACATGTaaaatctgagacgacacttttagcacatgcattaagccaagttttcccaaaagaagcaaagtgaaaatggcttttgcaaccagcataaaaccagaacagcctacgagtaactagcaggatttatgctgtttgctgctcatcagtatcaaagggttgga
Encoded here:
- the LOC127835070 gene encoding uncharacterized protein LOC127835070 isoform X8, whose translation is MEGEDVTWDTVVIPGVEDTLSLEVIQHQPVKLLFQSHNARDTIQAELLHSGCKSGVPCSRLGHSVLHNGAQSFLTFSVHPANEGSSILLKVAWVLLLTLLSVLLIWMIRKSWMKRKIKPRGDVPGKDGSTHCTGDPKPRDCLNNLICAADNVPSLASKSGAEAVNSQMIPDAKSLDTTRLHSTMSWTPYLVILSLAGMMCVLLVMNPFTTGIADDSIPTLRISVPQEKHIRHVRSYATDPSLRDVQIGTESSSVFVTRLQLLDLSKDCRNNLTQCRVHALCSSQGPGLGMQCRCNRGFYLKDLLCVPCRTSCDDGFYMTEQCSMETDVVCKPCSHCSGSTYEAAACTTTQDTICIDVTFPLRQFEAKMASLRADLVTVNVSMSRNLFMERLDGIKKLEESIYLSSNKQALGFVWVRPESGLTITIRASEIFLIPEYADINYIDDEKFINGSGSMDVKEQMASIRKNNCRHPLPDEYDLNMLVGNDLASVAREIVCDSQNTNLPRCPSDYKDGDKYVAQIFSKPCSKVPEKAEHAQFKTISTNTIQCPGNSEIAKEIFNKRYADPAYLTFPPEECKSNMETCGRCLTKQACISGSNETDCCNLQCHASSECQQFYSEQCPAPDIECSRGTIVRIGIVPRFEHIMDEFSCHLRHHPPTALYRFSYETTVPWLNFSFGSRVKEVPYKNFTDFMHGFEEEAFIRMNHFTESRYDDEVILKGSFKHQDPRKAENFTLHKMKNINDLRRSPFTISSSTTKLFTKIQFERPFQHSTLTWIEGGCDKNLSQILPSQGIYEDYGKTVQPPEKRMDNGQFVYQIMSKDELPHIRFSIPENTSVMSFYKDRYGDSKMNPWSLNGELSWIKQMQSWNITLTGSVTICPGLFTLEVFLEATSERVANYDILVACPKDFSTTFILRCNSVNVVDVFSVVINDSSTSHKIVLSSVQGPQYFVDSQSYAETSQISESAPWLFLLAIVAICFCIAVFLLMFYVKCNKNKPKTTVTDIPVPKPDLGPQMTLLKSIDKIEEIKESKKTKLIKLVLTVLYVTYAVIFSFCATFGIFHALQQHQINEVGVAVNVSSHVKALLQVSLDEIVRKETDQVQQMLDKIGKRMHACSNHLKSSFNYSSPQNVNENLSNTMKLIFNNSSGIVKEKLRDYSRKRLIVYQRGMTKFLNEFNKTLDKNLKSIQIKYASYLQSVATNKWFKFPQQLFMEQQLLQRNPLNKVTDNLAAFLTWLEIDKVQEIFEIKKMLMERVTSMLPTLDFSMLEDVGEISGIQQNPEEDYFVNLKPSANFFKFYFSEQESSLRFNSEPANGNENTMATEDDNSVLRIRSVILPLFVGVFVLLDICLLVYRSSWLIQSWYAFKHGLDDRIPCDTLTKKLHFILTGKDIPKPENVWEDGYDHIRRMKDKNFWGGDSRKYFEYCRGSDQERKDILNELCAKSQQLAPVNNMSNKGCFHIYGLKVLKHSYSLFMSVVFWRLVLMCAFVLLLCLIAKVTHDLVTMESAIFLLDIDAMQPLLDRQSDISLQVVEQFVEYLNEFLVVYKNSIDGEVQTINNILVQVAERQQLLLNTVITDMCNLAGSESCDFGTNLVTLSITSCNFLPLHAHLSPGVQSEMFLDAVKAELSPLVLNLRDIIFNSVYLLLISACLMIICQIAARVIFVYLRNSNHLKLTKLYQLPSVCSEMDGSSRYRGGNEDEKQSNVAESCESGVYDLTN